In Rhinolophus ferrumequinum isolate MPI-CBG mRhiFer1 chromosome 25, mRhiFer1_v1.p, whole genome shotgun sequence, the following proteins share a genomic window:
- the RNF34 gene encoding E3 ubiquitin-protein ligase RNF34 isoform X2 — protein MKAGATSMWASCCGLLNEVMGTGAVRGQQSGFAGGTGPFRFTPNSDFSTYPPAPAEGPNIVCKACGLSFSVFRKKHVCCDCKKDFCSVCSVLQENLRRCSTCHLLQETAFQRPQLMRLKVKDLRQYLLLRNIPTDTCREKEDLVDLVLCHHGLGSEDDLDTSSLNSSRSQNSSFFTHSFFSNYTAPSATMSSFQGELMGRDRTLGSGALAQVQSEIASANTEEEEDEDDDEDDDEDDDEEHLEERTPGLSKKRVRASLSDLSSLDDVEGMSVRQLKEILARNFVNYSGCCEKWELVEKVNRLYRENEENQKSYGERLQLQDEEDDSLCRICMDAVIDCVLLECGHMVTCTKCGKRMSECPICRQYVVRAVHVFKS, from the exons GCAGGCGCCACGTCCATGTGGGCTTCGTGCTGTGGGCTGCTGAATGAAGTCATGGGAACCGGAGCAGTCAGGGGCCAGCAGTCAGGGTTTGCCGGAGGTACCGGTCCATTTCGATTTACACCAAACTCTGATTTTTCCACTTACCCACCAGCACCTGCAGAAGGGCCTAATATAGTTTGCAAAGCCTGTGGACtgtcattttcagtctttagaaAGAAG caTGTATGTTGTGACTGCAAGAAGGATTTTTGCTCCGTTTGTTCGGTCTTACAAGAAAATCTTCGTAGATGTTCCACTTGTCACTTACTACAAGAGACGGCCTTTCAGCGCCCTCAGTTAATGCGACTGAAAGTGAAGGATCTACGGCAATATCTCCTTCTTAGAAACATACCAACTGACACCTGTCGAGAGAAAGAAGACTTGGTAGATCTGGTATTGTGCCACCATGGGCTGGGCTCTGAGGACGACCTGGACACAAGCAGTCTGAATTCCTCAAGGTCCCAGAATTCTAGCTTTtttacacattcatttttttcaaactataCAGCCCCCTCTGCCACCATGTCTTCGTTTCAGGGAGAACTTATGGGTAGAGACCGGACCTTAGGATCTGGAGCGCTGGCACAG GTACAAAGTGAAATCGCTTCAGCAaacacagaagaagaagaagatgaggatgatgatgaagaCGATGATGAAGACGACGATGAAGAACACTTGGAAGAACGG ACGCCTGGCCTCTCTAAGAAGAGAGTGAGAGCTTCGCTGTCGGACCTGTCAAGCCTTGACGATGTGGAAGGGATGAGCGTGCGCCAGCTGAAGGAAATCCTGGCTCGGAATTTTGTCAACTATTCTGGCTGTTGTGAAAAATGGGAGCTGGTGGAGAAAGTCAACCGGTTATacagagagaatgaagaaaaccaaaagtcat ATGGTGAGCGGCTGCAGCTGCAGGACGAGGAAGACGACAGCCTGTGCCGCATCTGCATGGATGCCGTCATCGACTGCGTCCTGCTTGAGTGTGGCCACATGGTCACCTGCACCAAGTGCGGCAAGCGCATGAGCGAGTGTCCCATCTGCCGGCAGTACGTGGTGCGCGCCGTGCACGTGTTCAAGTCCTGA
- the RNF34 gene encoding E3 ubiquitin-protein ligase RNF34 isoform X1, with protein sequence MRKAGATSMWASCCGLLNEVMGTGAVRGQQSGFAGGTGPFRFTPNSDFSTYPPAPAEGPNIVCKACGLSFSVFRKKHVCCDCKKDFCSVCSVLQENLRRCSTCHLLQETAFQRPQLMRLKVKDLRQYLLLRNIPTDTCREKEDLVDLVLCHHGLGSEDDLDTSSLNSSRSQNSSFFTHSFFSNYTAPSATMSSFQGELMGRDRTLGSGALAQVQSEIASANTEEEEDEDDDEDDDEDDDEEHLEERTPGLSKKRVRASLSDLSSLDDVEGMSVRQLKEILARNFVNYSGCCEKWELVEKVNRLYRENEENQKSYGERLQLQDEEDDSLCRICMDAVIDCVLLECGHMVTCTKCGKRMSECPICRQYVVRAVHVFKS encoded by the exons GCAGGCGCCACGTCCATGTGGGCTTCGTGCTGTGGGCTGCTGAATGAAGTCATGGGAACCGGAGCAGTCAGGGGCCAGCAGTCAGGGTTTGCCGGAGGTACCGGTCCATTTCGATTTACACCAAACTCTGATTTTTCCACTTACCCACCAGCACCTGCAGAAGGGCCTAATATAGTTTGCAAAGCCTGTGGACtgtcattttcagtctttagaaAGAAG caTGTATGTTGTGACTGCAAGAAGGATTTTTGCTCCGTTTGTTCGGTCTTACAAGAAAATCTTCGTAGATGTTCCACTTGTCACTTACTACAAGAGACGGCCTTTCAGCGCCCTCAGTTAATGCGACTGAAAGTGAAGGATCTACGGCAATATCTCCTTCTTAGAAACATACCAACTGACACCTGTCGAGAGAAAGAAGACTTGGTAGATCTGGTATTGTGCCACCATGGGCTGGGCTCTGAGGACGACCTGGACACAAGCAGTCTGAATTCCTCAAGGTCCCAGAATTCTAGCTTTtttacacattcatttttttcaaactataCAGCCCCCTCTGCCACCATGTCTTCGTTTCAGGGAGAACTTATGGGTAGAGACCGGACCTTAGGATCTGGAGCGCTGGCACAG GTACAAAGTGAAATCGCTTCAGCAaacacagaagaagaagaagatgaggatgatgatgaagaCGATGATGAAGACGACGATGAAGAACACTTGGAAGAACGG ACGCCTGGCCTCTCTAAGAAGAGAGTGAGAGCTTCGCTGTCGGACCTGTCAAGCCTTGACGATGTGGAAGGGATGAGCGTGCGCCAGCTGAAGGAAATCCTGGCTCGGAATTTTGTCAACTATTCTGGCTGTTGTGAAAAATGGGAGCTGGTGGAGAAAGTCAACCGGTTATacagagagaatgaagaaaaccaaaagtcat ATGGTGAGCGGCTGCAGCTGCAGGACGAGGAAGACGACAGCCTGTGCCGCATCTGCATGGATGCCGTCATCGACTGCGTCCTGCTTGAGTGTGGCCACATGGTCACCTGCACCAAGTGCGGCAAGCGCATGAGCGAGTGTCCCATCTGCCGGCAGTACGTGGTGCGCGCCGTGCACGTGTTCAAGTCCTGA
- the RNF34 gene encoding E3 ubiquitin-protein ligase RNF34 isoform X3, which translates to MWASCCGLLNEVMGTGAVRGQQSGFAGGTGPFRFTPNSDFSTYPPAPAEGPNIVCKACGLSFSVFRKKHVCCDCKKDFCSVCSVLQENLRRCSTCHLLQETAFQRPQLMRLKVKDLRQYLLLRNIPTDTCREKEDLVDLVLCHHGLGSEDDLDTSSLNSSRSQNSSFFTHSFFSNYTAPSATMSSFQGELMGRDRTLGSGALAQVQSEIASANTEEEEDEDDDEDDDEDDDEEHLEERTPGLSKKRVRASLSDLSSLDDVEGMSVRQLKEILARNFVNYSGCCEKWELVEKVNRLYRENEENQKSYGERLQLQDEEDDSLCRICMDAVIDCVLLECGHMVTCTKCGKRMSECPICRQYVVRAVHVFKS; encoded by the exons ATGTGGGCTTCGTGCTGTGGGCTGCTGAATGAAGTCATGGGAACCGGAGCAGTCAGGGGCCAGCAGTCAGGGTTTGCCGGAGGTACCGGTCCATTTCGATTTACACCAAACTCTGATTTTTCCACTTACCCACCAGCACCTGCAGAAGGGCCTAATATAGTTTGCAAAGCCTGTGGACtgtcattttcagtctttagaaAGAAG caTGTATGTTGTGACTGCAAGAAGGATTTTTGCTCCGTTTGTTCGGTCTTACAAGAAAATCTTCGTAGATGTTCCACTTGTCACTTACTACAAGAGACGGCCTTTCAGCGCCCTCAGTTAATGCGACTGAAAGTGAAGGATCTACGGCAATATCTCCTTCTTAGAAACATACCAACTGACACCTGTCGAGAGAAAGAAGACTTGGTAGATCTGGTATTGTGCCACCATGGGCTGGGCTCTGAGGACGACCTGGACACAAGCAGTCTGAATTCCTCAAGGTCCCAGAATTCTAGCTTTtttacacattcatttttttcaaactataCAGCCCCCTCTGCCACCATGTCTTCGTTTCAGGGAGAACTTATGGGTAGAGACCGGACCTTAGGATCTGGAGCGCTGGCACAG GTACAAAGTGAAATCGCTTCAGCAaacacagaagaagaagaagatgaggatgatgatgaagaCGATGATGAAGACGACGATGAAGAACACTTGGAAGAACGG ACGCCTGGCCTCTCTAAGAAGAGAGTGAGAGCTTCGCTGTCGGACCTGTCAAGCCTTGACGATGTGGAAGGGATGAGCGTGCGCCAGCTGAAGGAAATCCTGGCTCGGAATTTTGTCAACTATTCTGGCTGTTGTGAAAAATGGGAGCTGGTGGAGAAAGTCAACCGGTTATacagagagaatgaagaaaaccaaaagtcat ATGGTGAGCGGCTGCAGCTGCAGGACGAGGAAGACGACAGCCTGTGCCGCATCTGCATGGATGCCGTCATCGACTGCGTCCTGCTTGAGTGTGGCCACATGGTCACCTGCACCAAGTGCGGCAAGCGCATGAGCGAGTGTCCCATCTGCCGGCAGTACGTGGTGCGCGCCGTGCACGTGTTCAAGTCCTGA